DNA from Lentibacillus amyloliquefaciens:
CTTACAGAAAGACCGAGAAGAAAGACAACGAAACGAAATTAAACAGTTAGAAGATTATAAACACTCAGTATCAACGAATATGTGGAAAATCGGCGGCACAATCGTTGCAACGATTGTTGCAGGCATGGTCGCTGTTATTTTATGGGGAGGTATTTAAGTGAAAAAAGTAAATTGGAAAGTACGTTTACGCAATAAAAAATTCTGGTTGGCATTAATCCCGGCTGTATTGTTGGTGGTCCAAATCATTTCTGAATGGTTTGGATATGAACTGCCAGCAGATGTTATCAGTCAGGAAGTAGCGGGGTTAGTTAATGCTGTTTTTGCGGTGTTAGTGATTTTGGGTATTGTTAATGATCCTACTACTGAGAATCTGTCGGACTCTAAGCAGGTTATGAGTTATCGGAAACCT
Protein-coding regions in this window:
- a CDS encoding phage holin, which translates into the protein MKKVNWKVRLRNKKFWLALIPAVLLVVQIISEWFGYELPADVISQEVAGLVNAVFAVLVILGIVNDPTTENLSDSKQVMSYRKPKREVK